The following are encoded in a window of Alosa sapidissima isolate fAloSap1 chromosome 10, fAloSap1.pri, whole genome shotgun sequence genomic DNA:
- the si:dkey-246i14.3 gene encoding LOW QUALITY PROTEIN: ephrin-A4 (The sequence of the model RefSeq protein was modified relative to this genomic sequence to represent the inferred CDS: inserted 2 bases in 2 codons; deleted 1 base in 1 codon) yields MGWRPYPGAFTVWTVTVLVIELVCTALGKRHVVYWNSTNTKLVNGDYAITVDLNDYLDILCPHYPADLPSSSSPPETLALYLVPEAGFRGCXETRGAIKRWECNSPYAPXGPVRFSEKIQRFTPFSLGFEFLPGRHYYYSYCGGRLGTTTIPRLAQWLIWSQRGT; encoded by the exons ATGGGCTGGCGTCCGTATCCTGGAGCTTTCACGGTATGGACAGTGACTGTTCTGGTGATTGAGCTTGTTTGCACGGCCTTGGGGAAGAGGCATGTGGTCTACTGGAACTCCACAAACACCAA GCTGGTAAATGGAGACTACGCCATCACGGTGGATCTGAATGACTATCTGGACATCCTCTGCCCGCACTACCCCGCTGACCTCCCGTCCTCCTCGTCGCCGCCGGAGACGCTGGCGCTCTACCTGGTGCCGGAGGCAGGCTTCCGCGGTT CAGAGACGCGGGGGGCCATCAAACGCTGGGAGTGCAACAGCCCTTATGCCC ACGGCCCAGTGCGCTTCTCCGAGAAGATCCAGCGGTTCACG CCCTTCTCCCTGGGCTTCGAGTTCCTGCCCGGACGACACTACTACTATAGCT ACTGTGGCG gaAGGCTGGGCACCACCACAATACCTCGACTGGCTCAGTGGCTTATCTGGAGtcaaagagg AACATAA